aaacTTGGATGAAGCAGAACAATGATGCTTTCAAACTGTCAACAAATTTGATCATGAATTCATTTACTAACAAGAGCAAAGTTGATTAATTTTGGCAGAACACAACTCGATTTCAGAATATTCCAAATCAAGATTTGACAGAGAATTTTAAAATCACACACAACTTAGGAGTAGAACAATGATGCTTTCTAACAGTCAACAAGTTTGATCAATAAAACATTTACTAACAAGAGTAAAGTTGATttattttgacacaacacagctCAAATTCAGAAATATCCCAAATCAAGATTTGACAGAATTTAAAATCTCAGACACAACTTAGAAGGAGCAGAGCAATGATGCTTTCAAACCGTCAACGAATTTGATCATAAACTCATCTTACTAAAAAGTGACATAACAAGTACAATTTCAGCAACTTTGTCTTCATAAAGCCAAATCAATAGTTGATCAAGAATTCATTCACTTAAAAGGACCAAAAGTTATATAATTTCTGACATAAACACAGCTCAATTTCAGCAATATGAGTCAACTTAGTCTCCACATAACAAATCAAGGTTTGACAAACAAATAAACTCAGCTAAAATATTCCTAAATATTCAGAGCAGCCCAAAAAAGGTAAGTTTTTTTACAGAATTATGAAAATGGGACTCACAAAAAACCCTTTTTGGTGAAATTCTGGTAACCATATACCCCAAATGCTACTGATCTCCATGTCTGCAATCACAGCACCAAAACGACAATGTATACATcaaagcaaaaaaaataaaaataaagggaagctaaaattttctatttttttgctTTACCTTGAGAAGAAACATGGCGACTGATGAAATTGAAATACGAATTTGAATGTGAACTGAAAAATCGGATTTTCCCATGAATTGGGAGTAGACGAAGAAATGCTATCGTGCATCGCTGCTAGCATATAGCTCCTGTGCTATTGGCTAATATACTTCCACGTGGACAGAGCGGTGATCATTCCTATGTTTGGAGTTAAAAACAGTTAAACTAGTTAGATAAAAGTGTCGTTGAGTTAGTGAATAATGAAGTTTGCTTCCATTGGAAtagtatatataataattagaTAAAACTTTAGAATTATTTGAAGTTTTTTATTAAGTAAAAGATTGAGTTAATTACCTACAAATTATGGAGTACATCTTTTCGGAAGATAAAACATAAAATGTATAAAATCCATCTTTGTCTCGAAAATAAATTAGGAAGTTTCAAACAACATGTTTTGAGCATCatcaaaatgtcattttataaattGTCAAACATCGAAAGTTCATGATTTAAACAACTATATTATCGTATCGTTATTTTCATTTATACAAACACGGGTTGTGattaattgagattttttagtctaattgagaattgagatgcattatcatccactcatttttattaaatgagtggtccagaatttgtcatatgaaaaatatttttagattaattaattatgaaagggcagaatgataatttcatggtacattttattcaataaatattttttttaattttaattttttttaaaaaaaattaattgtttttaatttttttttgtcatctacgtatacaattcatgtcaactacacacacataatgtcaactacatatactccctccgtcccatcacaagtgatggatttcttttgggcacgagaattaagaaaatgatatatattgagttaaagtgaagataataaagtatgcgagaagaaaaagtaaaagagataaatagagaataaagtaagaaagagaaaataaagtaagagagaagaattaaagtaagagaaagttaaagtttagttttttgttaaaaaatgaaattgataaCTTGTGATAGGACAactcaaaatggaaagttgatcacgtgtggtgggacggagggagtacaatccatgtcaactacacatgtataatgtcaactatgtgtataCTCAATGTCAATTAcgtatacaattcatgtcaactatacacatataatgttcactataagttgttgacatttgatgtgcatgctattgacgataatacctcCGAGTTGACATAATCGACTTGCAATtgacatttcgaaaatattgtggatgagtggctgaaaatgcatcttaattctcaattaagctaaaaaatctcaacctaacatgACCCCACGTGACCTTATATCTTTCGAAATTCAAAAAACTATATTTTATACTTTACATTTTGAAGTAGTATCTATAatcacatactccctccgtcacaagATATTAGACTCGTATACCATTTTAGGGTGTCCCAACATACTTGAGTGATTTCTATTTATGAtaaatatttactttattacGAACCCCACTTACACCACTAAATAATACCTCCTAAATTTTTGTGCCAATAGAAATGAGTCTAATATCTTCGGACGGAGGGactaaaatttatatactaTTTCATTTGGGTATAGTACAGGAATAAATTTACCAAACTAAACATATAACCCAcaacatatataattcatttgGGCCTTAATGAATTATCCCAAGCTAATATAGGGCCTATTGGGAgttcaataaattaaaaggaaacaatagaaaccctaatttcactCATTCAGCAGCGCGGTAGCTACTTCTCATTCCTCTGCATTTTCTGATTCAGCTACGATTCAAGtaagattttttttccttttacagTTCCGATTTGTTTGGTTGCATTTCATTTTGGAATAACGACTGCATAGAATATATGATCGATGTGCGTAATTTGAATGATTCATGATTATGTTCTTTATTGCTCTTTAAAAATTGGACCGCAATAGAAATTCATGTTGGCTAGCTTGATTTGAAGCATAAAGTGTACTAGCAATTAGCAAAGATAATGCTCAAAGTGTAAAATGGTTGAGTCTTTTACATAGTATTTGATAGCTATGATTAACTACTGCAAAATGGAGAGAATGAAAATCGCCTTCTTTCTTCTTTGGCCAGATCTTCCCATATTCTTCTTTGATAGCTCAATACTTTATTTTGTTGTTAATGAGTGTTTACAGCTGAAAAACGGCTTTCATCATATTTAGTGGCTTTAAtagataaaaaattataaattagtgTCCAATGCTTGCAAAATTGCTTATGGTGTGTGCCTGTTTGGTGCCAATTGGACACTAATTGCattatatatagatagatatcTGAATGTAGAAGTTGTTTATTCTGTATCAGGTTTGGTCAGTCATGTTTGTTTGAGATTcaggttgtatttttttttgcaaagaTGTGTTTATAATTTGAAGAACTGATCAGGTCTGTTTGGTTTTGGTGTAGATGGCTGAGAAGGGAGGACAAATTGTTCCGGAGTCTGTTTTGAAGAAACAGAAGAGAGCTGAGGAATGGGCTTTGGCGAAAAAGCAGGAGGTTGCAACTCTTAAAGAAAAGAAATCTGCGAACAGGAAGCTGATTTACAACAGAGCTAAGGACTACGCCAAGGAGTATGCGGCACAGGTGTGTTACCAGAGACTTTTGTCCATCTTATGTGGGTTGTGTTACTGTTTGGTTTTGCTCACTAACTCTGTGATAATTATTGGTGCTTTAGGAAAGGGAGCTCATTCAATTGAAGCGTGAGGCGAGGTTGAAAGGAGGATTCTATGTGAACCCGGAAGCTAAGTTGCTGTTCATCATTCGCATTCGTGGGTATgcacattttttttatgtggaGTGATTTGAGTGGTTTTGTGTGATTGATATTGTATAACTCACAATTCTTTCTTCCTTGATCACTCAGTATTAATGCGATGCATCCCACAACCAAGAAGATTTTGCAGCTTCTGCGTCTGCGTCAGGTGATGATGCATCTCTTTAATGTTCCCTTACAGCTGTATAAGATATTGGTTTCATGGTTGTGGTTCTCTCTACTTAGTGCTCGTGATCAATTTCTTAAGGTTGCGGATTAGATAGATAGCCTCTTTGTGAAACTTAGCCATATAAATTGATGTCTTGCTTGATGGTCTGTGATCTGTTCAAATAGCTCTTGAAACGTAAAGTTCATCATTACATATCGATTTTGTGTTTATATCTCTTTTGTTGGACCCTGTTGCCTTTGAACCTTTTTGTGCAACTCTAATACGATTTCAATCTCAAACTTGTGGATGCAGATTTTTAATGGGGTGTTCCTAAAGGTTAACAAGGCAACAGTGAACATGTTGCACAGGGTCGAACCATATGTGACTTTTGGGTACCCGAACTTGAAGAGTGTGAAAGAGCTGATATACAAGAGGGGTTTTGGCAAAGTGAACAAGCAGCGTATTGCTTTGACAGACAACTCAATCATAGAACAGGTTAATAGCTTATTCCTTCCATTTCCTAGCTTTGACTATTTACAGTTTTTCACTGACACCTGCCTTTCATTCCCAGACCCTTGGCAAGCACGGGATCATCTGCATCGAAGATCTTATCCATGAGATCTTGACTGTTGGGCCTCACTTCAAGGAAGCCAACAACTTCTTATGGCCATTCCAACTCTCTGCACCCTTGGGTGGTCTGCAGAGGAAAAGGAATCACTATGTCGAAGGAGGAGATGCTGGAAACCGTGAAGACTATATCAATGAGCTCATCAGAAGGATGAACTAGGTTTTGCAGTAGTAGTAATTTTGGACATTTTGAGAGGTTGTTTTGCTTCATCAAACAAGTCTTTTTTTTGTTCAGGCTATATATAGTTCTCTCAAGACATTTTTGTACTTAAATTTACATCGAATGATTTATGAGGCATCTCATTTCTGCATAAATTGCTTCTTTCTGTTGTACCCTTTTTTTCTGCATAAAGAATCTTTGAACTTAACTATAGGTTGAATGGAATGGTCTCATCTATCCTTAGTTAAATGTCACAAGTGTGATTCTACTTTGGATGAATAGTCTTAAATCCTTGAGTAATCATCTTTTAAGGTGTCTCCTATTTTCATAAGTTCATTTCTTGAACAGTCTGAAATTGTTGAGCCATTCATTCAATCTTTTGAGGTGTCTCCTATGTAACTTTTGATATGGAGTAGTCTTAAAACCCAAGTCAATTGTCCGACCCGTCGAATAATGCTCATAAATGAGTGAGAAAATTAGTCATTGGGACCACCTATGGCGGTTGATGTCTTGGTCTTGACTCTTCAGAAAAAAATCGTTGAAACTACAACGAGCTGTTAGTGTGGGATGTGTGTGATTGGTTAATACTTCACCTAAAAATAACTGCACATAAAAATAATTCTTTATAATTACAATAATTCACCATCAGTTTTAACTAAATAAGATGCTTAAAAACTACAATCAATTTCCAGTAAATGAAACAAAGGAAAATACTATGAATCAGACTATCCCAAATTTTGTAATCCCAAACAAGAAGAATGAGGCATTGGCTCTATTAACCATTTCTGCCTACACCTATCCTATATCTCTCTACACCTCATCTCACTGAAAAAACAACTGCACAAAAAAATACACGTACACACCAAAAACCACACTAGAAAACTCCCAACATATCTGGCAAAGAATCAAAAGAATGGACTCGTTCGAAACTTTCTCACGCGAGTCAATGGGGCCTCTATTACACGTTTCTTCAGGAGGTTGAAGCCCTTCACCGCTCCCAGTACGTCTTATCCTGTACACGAACACATCAGGATTCTGTAACTTCATTCATAATCATATTACCAAATCAGTATCTATCATTTTCTGGTGATGATATGCTGTCTAGAGTTTATActaaacaaatcaagaaaaacgtGTTTTTGTTCATTTAATGGATTGTATGGAGTGGTGAGTTATATACCTCTTCCAAGAGAAACTGGTTTATATCGGTACCAAGTCCCATTTCTGTCACGATCTCATTTTGTTCGATTTCTGCATCAGTATAGGTGAGCGCTCGCTGCAACTTTCGAGGTGAAAATACTTCGACCTCGACCATGTAAGAGGCTGTCACAGGGCGATGGTCTGATAGCTTACATTCTGACCGCTTATAACTTAGTAACTTCATTCCTGTTCCATATGATAGTATACGATCACACCTGCATGAATTGAATATAGAGAATGTTAGTACAAAATTTACAGTGTATAAATAACCAAAAAAAAGACAGATATAGATTTCATAGAACCACAGTTTCTTCATCAACTTGTCAAGATTTATTGATTTTTACTTGAAAACTACTatgtagaaagaaaagaagCTTAAACGGGATCCACTTGTGAACTTATAAGACCGTATCAACAAATAAACCCAATGAAATATAAGAGCCATATTATGAATGAAAAGGAATTTTTTGAAGAGGATGGTGCATACCAGGCCGGAGTTCGCCTGCCGGCCTTTGGTTCCTCGGCACTGTAAGAATCTGAGTTGAATTCATACTTGTATGTTGGAGCGAAGGTCAAAGTACCTTCAGACCATCCGTCAAATGCACGTCCTTTTCTGAACTCCTTCGAAAGCTACAAAAGGGAGTCCAGTAAAATAAATTCTAACAATTTCACTTTCTGCAACAATGAGCAAACAGAGaagctaaaaaggaaaataactgTAGAGTTTACACTCTTACTCCATCTTTCCCCAGAACAATGTATCAGATTTACTTGTCAAGGTTTTAAATAAGAGTTATGAAAGCTAGATGTAAAGTAAATAGATAGTTAGTGTAAAAATAAATAGATAGACAGAAAATTTTGGGGAAACAATGTTTCCATCATGAAATCTAATTGAACCAATTATGGACACAGCTTACACAGGTGTAAACATAAGGAAGGTACTTATCAAAGTCAGCTTTTAGTATTTTTACCAAATCTAGAAGAAGAAAGAGTAAGAACATTAAGTCTCACCTGATCCCGCTCGACTAACTTGGACCAGTCCTTTTTGGAAATAAGTTCTCTAGTCCGCTCAAAGGGCAAATTGATTCGATAGTTTAGGTCACCCAGCCAGATTATTCTCCTACAACCAGTAGGAGTTTATATCACATATATTCATTTCAAACGCATTACCGTTTGGAACTGTAATTCAAAGTAATATCACTAGGATCCCATAAAAAGAAAATCTCTCATTTAACCTTACATCAAGATTTTATTAGGAATTGCAGTTTAACCAAACAATGTGAGCCAAGTATCTATGCTCATTACTTCACACTTATTTTAGACAATTCTTGATAATATGCATGGTTCTTACACATAATTTTTATGACCAATTCAATCTTAACACTTAATTCTATAacaaaaagaatgagaaaaaaggACAGTCATACTTACTCATGGTCATATATTTTCTTGGGATGCCCCAAACCCGCAAGTGAATTAAAGTGTGTCCGTCGATGAATTTCTTGCACATCATTATTCCTTTTGTTAGCATCTCCCTCTTTTTCGCCAGATGTTAGATGGGTACAAATAAAACAGAAGAATGTCTGATGAATAGACATGCTCACTGATATCGATCCCTATATGAAAGAGTGAGAGAGTCATGCCACTTGACATCTATATATcaccaaaagaaaaaaaaggcaaGCGGAAGATCTAAGCACGACACATCCTGAAGACAAGAGACGGGCGGGAGAAAATTCATGAACAGCATCAAGAGAAAAAAGCTGAATAATAAAGAGGAATGTGCATATGCATTGATTTCATGACTGCCGTGCCACATGTGAagttaagtaaaagaaaaatgGAAGTATGAGTTAGGATCTACTGAAAGTTCGCAAAACATGTCCACTTTCTAAGCATTGAATACAGAACTGTAATTACAGACCCCGGTATTTACCAAAAGACTAAATAAATATCAAAAGAACAAACCTTGTTGCCGATGTAGCCCATAATACCAACACCAACGGTAGATACTTTCAAGTTTTGTATATGCTTCCGCAAACTCCTGCGAACCCATATGGTAACAAAGATGCCAACCATTTGCTTGCTTATAATTCTAACATATGATGGCCTTCTCTTCCGATTAATTAGAGATTCAAGGTCAAGTTCTGCTAGTGAAGCTAACTCCGCTCGCATTCTGTTCTCATTGAATGCGGTTGATTTGAAAGAACTATATGTTCTGAAAGACTTGGATGTCTTGAAAGACTTGGAGGATTTGAAGGAGTTGTGTCTATCAAAAACATGCTGACCTAAGAGATTAAGTGGTGGCTCTGGCCAGCTTAAGCCTATCCTTTCTGTCCCACTGATTGTTCTCgttaattttttgttatagttgGTATCTGTTACGTCTGCATTTTCTTCAGAATCTCCTGTTCTGGAGCAATACAATCTGTCCAGCATCTTTGGAGAAGATAACTGCCGCTGTAAATCTCTGTTAACGGAATTCCTTGAGTTGTTATGGCCATTGGAGACAGATGGATCAACACAGACAAAATCATCTCCAATAACCCTTCTATCCTCAATTTCCTCAAAAACATTAGGGTCTTCATTCAGTGGGTGGATTTCCTCCTCAACATCACTGTCAGATTCAAGCAAAATTTCCTCTTCAATGTCGGGGGCATCCTCAGATGGCTTATACTTTGATGGTGAAGGTGGGTCACTGTAGCTCTTAAACTTAGTTGCTGGCGGAACTTGATTCAGTGTTTCGCGTATTAAGTTTTCCCATTTTGGAACTGGGCGGTTGTCTTCAGCTCCAAATATATTTCCAGCATTTAAGGGGATAATCTCTTGAAGGCTAGAGATGCATAACAAAGCAAATGTGACATTAAAGTTCAGGCAAATTACGATTTCACCTATTATGCATTATACGTACGTTTTGGCAAAAGAACCACAAAATGAAATTGTAGTGTGATATAATTCAGAAACCTCACAATCTGTTCAATATATGATAAGGAGGATAACATATACTGAAGGATCAGAGATAACTGTCATGGCTACATAATTGCATAATGAAATGTAAATAAGTAATAAAAGGCGTATTTAAAAGCATATAATGAACTCACCCAATTACATAAACATCAGCAGGATTATCAATATCTAACCAATCATCGAGGTCTATGTCATCAGGTGGAATTCTGCCCCCAACATTCCATGTGGCAGCACATATTCTAATAAAGACAAAGAAAGAAGATAGTAGAATTCAATACCCACATTTCTAACTTAACCTTATGATTAGCAGATGATTAATTTGCTACATCAATAAGCTGCTTTCACAAAGAAAATGCAAAAAGTTACCTACCTGATTTCCTTTGTGTCTATATACTGAGCTCGAAATGTCTCTGATTTTCGTCTCCTTAACCTGGGAAGAGCGTCAAGAGCATCTGATCGAGAAAATGTCACAGAGAGGACAATTAAATACCTCTAGAAATAACTAGTTCAAAGCTCACACCAAAATAGCATTAATGGCATGAGATGAAATAGCTCAAACCATTTAAGGCAGTCTAAGAGAGCATGTCTTTGTTAATTTGTTATAACAAATTAACTACAAATGTGTGTCATAAACTCAGAGCATCTGAAGGCGCCATCACACACTCAAATATGTTCTCTTTGATGATTTACACACCAAACTCACATAACATATCAAGTATTATACTCTATTGTAAGACGACAGAATTACAAAAGTTGATCGGCTCAGATCATGtcaaaaacaaataaagagCTTATCAGGGTGTAGTTTTTCTAATAGTAGCAATCCGGTTGCCATATATGCAGGCAGTAATATTATCTAAACAGCCCACCAAGTGATTCCTGTAAAAAGCAATAGTAATATGTGATTTGGGATATCCAGGTTGCATAAAATTACCAAAGGAGAATAACTAATTTGTCAACGCCACATACCAATTTTTATGCCTAAATATGTCATTCTTGTTTATTAATAGGAAAACATAACAGTCAAGGATAGATCAATTAGATGACACCAAACTGTTCATTTGACAATAATTAAATGCCTAACTCTGATATTTATTACAGTGGCTGGTAAAACTAGACATCATATATTTCCAGCTGATACATGTTACCCGGAGAGGAGACCATTTACCCTTTATCACTCTAGAGTCAAATCAATAAACGAGACAAATTTGAACAATAGGAAAATACATACAGACTTCATATATTTCCAGTGGATTACAAAATAAATTCTCTGAACAATCAAAGTAGTTTGGCACAAGTTATTATGACTCAACCAAATTCTTATCCAGAATTCATTAAATGTATTGTAAAGTAATGCACCAACTCCAAGCaagatttttaaattataaaaaccgATACTCTGCCTCACGATGTAGGAAACACCACCACATCCACATGCTTCGACTCAAACAAATTGTCTAACTTTGACCAAATAAAACAACACTGAAAATTGAATCGCAACAATTTTAATCGGAAGCACGTTACCAGCAGCATCAACCTGAAGTCCGATCAGCTTTTCATTTTTGAACCGCGATTCTCCTACATAATCATTAATTTCTGCacaaatataaaacaaaattacacaTAGTCATGAAAAAGTGCGAGCAAAACGACGACGGATCGGAGAGGCGCACCTGATTCCGAATCGGAGTCGGTGTCAGTATCCGCAGAGTAATCAGAGTTGCTGGTGGCGATGTTCAGCCACTTCCGCACCACGAGACGCTTCCACGATAGCTGTAGGCACGCGCAAGCGAAACACAATATTTCAGCCCAATTTTTCTGCAATTCTCCACAGGTAACCACCAAAAACCACAGGAAAAAAGAAAGCACTCGCATTCCAGCTAGATAGAtagtgaagagagagagataatacctcatgctgctgctgctgatgtGGATGATGAGTTCTGGAGTTGATCTTCCTCATATCGAAATAATCAATAAAAATGAAGATTCCAGAATACGAATTGAATCAACAAATCGAAAATGAGAAATTTAGGGGGAGAATTAAGCTGCCGATCTCGGTGGGGGCGGCGGAGGGGGCGGTGGATTATGACTAACCGTGTAAATGTGGACCAATATAGCAACCGAAACAGCTAGCAGATTTATACTAACATTACAAttccaaaatagaaattgtGACACTCACAGTTTGCTTGGCGCCACTAAACAATTTGGGAAATTTTTTGCTATTAATAttatcttcaatcttcttctcccaattatatatatagagagcaaattaattttatactcctcCCATCCTGTTTTAAGTGGAGCATTTCCTTTTCTGCGCGAGATTTCAcatagtgttattttgtgaattaAGTAAAGAAACGAAAAGGTAAGAGCGataaaaaatagagagagtGGTGTTTCTATTAGAAATGCGTTGCTTAGGGGAtatcccaaaaagaaaaatgtctcATTTAAGATGAGACAAAATGAGTAGTAATTTTTGTGGGCGTTTGGTCTGCAAGATTACATTTCACAGttaaatttgtgttatgtttggttcatgagattgaatctcatgactTAATTTAAATGGATgtttatgtgataattagttataGCCAACTTCATCCGACTAAATAATCACACAACTTAATACTAGATTACACATAGatactattttatctagaaaatcgaacatcatctttatataCAGAGTTTTTTACGCTGTTAATTCGAATATTAGTTATctaaaacattaaaattttgGTTAGATTTATGTCAGTAttgtaaaatttgaaaattagatTGTGATTTTTTCAATTATAACTTTTGTATGAAAAGATCCCTTCGATAATGTTTAAAATGATgttatttcattaaaataagaaagttttgtaatttatctactttttttattgaaattaatcAATATTGTTTTCAACATCACCAAAAACATGGGATGAGACTAATAAGAAAACTTAAAATCGTGtagatttaatattttatttttaaaaatttaacgaagatttgtaatttaaatgattattatttattttttattacaaCTAGACATAAATATGTGAACTTTCCCTTAAGCTCTAAGAAATCATTATTGCTCGTAACATCAAAATAACGttgttaaaaataattattgtgttTATGATTAGTACATTTTTCTAAGAGCACCTCTTACTATCATAGTGTAAAATGCACCTTTCATGTTTTATTGTGAATGCACAATGCTAAGTCCCCACCTCGCAATCGCAATATCATATGAATTAATGTCCACAAAATACATAGATTTTATTTACCTACTTCAATAATGGCTGAACATTTTAGAGTGTCgcattttttcaattatttgatAATGACTTTGACCATTATAGTTCCGATGAGCCAATTCCTATTAAGGTTTTATGCTTTTAGCCTTTAGATACAAAACAAAAGGTTCGCAAAGTTTCATATAATTTCACTAGCTTATTAGGATTTTCtatgaaatataataatttatttgagTTAAATTATTATCAGAGCTTTCTCCtttcatgaaataaaatataaaaaatgatacaTATGTTGCGTGATGaagaattataatttaatatacacTGCATTGGTGTGATTGGTGAATTCTTGGTAACTTAGAATCGTGCCTATGTCCAAATAGGATATAGTTATTGTATTATAGTGGGTTAGTTGTAGACTTGTAGTGTTTCAAATTCCCATATCCCAgtgattaattttaattaatgacAGCTTAAGATTTATTAATCTGAAATTGTATTGTTGTGAGCTAATTATAGGGTTAATTTGAGGGACCCAACAATTGTCGCACTAACTTTAATCATGTAGTATTTGTCAAAATCATTTATCAAAtagttaaaaataatttatgtgATAGTGGGAACTGGGAACGACAAATTACCTACTTTTACACAAAATTATTTTCCTAAAAATTGAAGATGTCTATTTTTTATCATCACATATATTTCACGTTGGCTATAAGTACTCCATTGTGCACTTTAGTAAAGATTTTTGTGTGGCTACAAATTATTTGATAAAAAAGAAAACTTTAGGGTGACGTTTATTTTATAACCAAAATTTGAGGATTTTTCAACCATGATTTTTGTTATTCTTTTGAGCACTGTGAACTAGGGttggggaaaaatatcgaaaaaatgatatatcgctcgtatcgtattgaaaaatatcaaaaaattatcggattttcgatatatcgtaattttcgatacgaaacgatattgtatcgtaagttttcgatacgataacgatatgaatttccttatatcgcgatatatcgttttatatgaatatacgatatatatcgatattttcgatatatcgttttatatcgaatatacgatatatatcgaatatacgatatatatcgatattttgatatatcgttttatatcgaatatatcgtatattcgatatattga
This sequence is a window from Salvia splendens isolate huo1 chromosome 14, SspV2, whole genome shotgun sequence. Protein-coding genes within it:
- the LOC121765552 gene encoding type IV inositol polyphosphate 5-phosphatase 3-like isoform X1, with amino-acid sequence MRKINSRTHHPHQQQQHEKNWAEILCFACACLQLSWKRLVVRKWLNIATSNSDYSADTDTDSDSESEINDYVGESRFKNEKLIGLQVDAADALDALPRLRRRKSETFRAQYIDTKEIRICAATWNVGGRIPPDDIDLDDWLDIDNPADVYVIGLQEIIPLNAGNIFGAEDNRPVPKWENLIRETLNQVPPATKFKSYSDPPSPSKYKPSEDAPDIEEEILLESDSDVEEEIHPLNEDPNVFEEIEDRRVIGDDFVCVDPSVSNGHNNSRNSVNRDLQRQLSSPKMLDRLYCSRTGDSEENADVTDTNYNKKLTRTISGTERIGLSWPEPPLNLLGQHVFDRHNSFKSSKSFKTSKSFRTYSSFKSTAFNENRMRAELASLAELDLESLINRKRRPSYVRIISKQMVGIFVTIWVRRSLRKHIQNLKVSTVGVGIMGYIGNKGSISVSMSIHQTFFCFICTHLTSGEKEGDANKRNNDVQEIHRRTHFNSLAGLGHPKKIYDHERIIWLGDLNYRINLPFERTRELISKKDWSKLVERDQLSKEFRKGRAFDGWSEGTLTFAPTYKYEFNSDSYSAEEPKAGRRTPAWCDRILSYGTGMKLLSYKRSECKLSDHRPVTASYMVEVEVFSPRKLQRALTYTDAEIEQNEIVTEMGLGTDINQFLLEEDKTYWER
- the LOC121763294 gene encoding 60S ribosomal protein L7-4-like gives rise to the protein MAEKGGQIVPESVLKKQKRAEEWALAKKQEVATLKEKKSANRKLIYNRAKDYAKEYAAQERELIQLKREARLKGGFYVNPEAKLLFIIRIRGINAMHPTTKKILQLLRLRQIFNGVFLKVNKATVNMLHRVEPYVTFGYPNLKSVKELIYKRGFGKVNKQRIALTDNSIIEQTLGKHGIICIEDLIHEILTVGPHFKEANNFLWPFQLSAPLGGLQRKRNHYVEGGDAGNREDYINELIRRMN
- the LOC121765552 gene encoding type IV inositol polyphosphate 5-phosphatase 3-like isoform X2 gives rise to the protein MRKINSRTHHPHQQQQHELSWKRLVVRKWLNIATSNSDYSADTDTDSDSESEINDYVGESRFKNEKLIGLQVDAADALDALPRLRRRKSETFRAQYIDTKEIRICAATWNVGGRIPPDDIDLDDWLDIDNPADVYVIGLQEIIPLNAGNIFGAEDNRPVPKWENLIRETLNQVPPATKFKSYSDPPSPSKYKPSEDAPDIEEEILLESDSDVEEEIHPLNEDPNVFEEIEDRRVIGDDFVCVDPSVSNGHNNSRNSVNRDLQRQLSSPKMLDRLYCSRTGDSEENADVTDTNYNKKLTRTISGTERIGLSWPEPPLNLLGQHVFDRHNSFKSSKSFKTSKSFRTYSSFKSTAFNENRMRAELASLAELDLESLINRKRRPSYVRIISKQMVGIFVTIWVRRSLRKHIQNLKVSTVGVGIMGYIGNKGSISVSMSIHQTFFCFICTHLTSGEKEGDANKRNNDVQEIHRRTHFNSLAGLGHPKKIYDHERIIWLGDLNYRINLPFERTRELISKKDWSKLVERDQLSKEFRKGRAFDGWSEGTLTFAPTYKYEFNSDSYSAEEPKAGRRTPAWCDRILSYGTGMKLLSYKRSECKLSDHRPVTASYMVEVEVFSPRKLQRALTYTDAEIEQNEIVTEMGLGTDINQFLLEEDKTYWER